In Tachysurus vachellii isolate PV-2020 chromosome 12, HZAU_Pvac_v1, whole genome shotgun sequence, the DNA window gttagctgtattttcagtatgttagctgttagctgtattttcagcatgttagctgtattttcagtatgttagctgttagctgtattttcagcatgttagctgtattttcagtatgttagctgtattttcagtatgttagctgtattttcagcatgtttAGCTATATTTTCAGTATATTAGCTatgttagctgtattttcagcagctgtattttcagcatgttagctgtatgttcagtatgttagctgtattttcagcagCTGTATTTTCAGAatgttagctgtattttcagcatgttCGCTGTATTGTCAGTGtgttagctgtattttcagcatgttagctgtattttcagtatgttagctgtattttcagtatgttagctatgttagctgtattttcagtatgttagctgtattttcagcatgttagctgtattttcagtatgttagctatgttagctgtattttcagtatgttagctgtattttcagcatgttagctatattttcagtatattagctatgttagctgtattttcagcatgttagctgtattttcagcagctgtattttcagcatgttagctgtatgttcagtatgttagctgtattttcagcatgttagctgtattttcagcagctgtattttcagcatgttagctgtatgttcagtatgttagctgtattttcagcagctgtattttcagcatgttagctgtattttcagcatgttagctgtattttcagcatgttaGCTGTATTGTCAGTGtgttagctgtattttcagcatgttagctgtattttcagTGTGTTAGCTATATTTTCAGTATATTAGCTatgttagctgtattttcagcatgttagctgtattttcagtatgttagctgtattttcagcagctgtattttcagcatgttaGCTGTATTGTCAGTGTGTTAGCtgttagctgtattttcagtatgttagctgtattttcagcatgttagctgtattttcagcagctgtattttcagcatgttagctgtatgttcagtatgttagctgtattttcagcagctgtattttcagcatgttagctgtattttcagcatgtttGCTGTATTGTCAGTGtgttagctgtattttcagcatgttagctgtattttcagtatgttagctgtattttcagcatgttttcagcatgttagctgtattttcagcatgttagctgtattttcagtatgttagctgtattttcagtatgttagctatgttagctgtattttcagtatgttagctgtattttcagcatgttagctatattttcagtatattagctatgttagctgtattttcagcatgttagctgtattttcagcagctgtattttcagcatgttaGCTGTATGTTCAGTATGTTAGCTGTATTGTCAGTatgttagctgtattttcagcagctgtattttcagcatgttagctgtattttcagcatgttaGCTGTATTGTCAGTGtgttagctgtattttcagcatgttagctgtattttcagtatgttagctgtattttcagTATATTAGCTatgttagctgtattttcagcatgttagctgtattttcagcagctgtattttcagcatgttaGCTGTATGTTCAGTATGTTAGCTGTATTGTCAGTATtttagctgtattttcagcatgttagctgtattttcagTATATTAGCTatgttagctgtattttcagcatgttagctgtattttcagTATGTTAGTTGTATTTTCAGcagctgtattttcagcatgttagctgtattttcagcatgttaGCTGTATTGTCAGTGTGTTAGCtgttagctgtattttcagtatgttagctgtattttcagcatgttagctgtattttcagTACTTTTCCTCCTTGTAGTGATCCATAATTATGATTTATAGGTTTAATGAAACAACATTACGAGATTTTCCTTCACAAAATAACAGAATTTGTAACACTACAggtttatacaatatttaattatacaaTTGAATTGTTATTTAATTGTCAATATTTTTGTTCTTGAAAAAATAggaagttattattatttttggaatATACCATGATACTTGTCATACTCGTTAATGTTATTAGATGATCATCACTAACACTGCATTTGTTTCAGGAGctatttaatacataaaaataatgataaccATTAATAAGCGCAATAATCActtattttaagtatttttttgtttatgcacAGATGTGAATGCAgtatttgtataaatatacaactttgtatataaatgaattcataCACCACAAGCTGCTAAAGGTGAATGACGTATAACTGCTTTAGAGTTATGTATTATTAGTGGTTTTGGGATCTGTTACTGAGGAAAATTTCCCTGGTTTcctttaaaaacacaacaacttaTAAACCGCGTTTCTCCTCAGAGAGAAGAGCGGCAAAATATATGAATGACCAGGAGATAGTAATGAGCAACCAATTAGAAGAGAGCTCGGGTCTTAGCCAATCAGAACGCGCTAGTGAGTTACCGGGTCACTGTTTTCTGCCTCATTAGGACTGAGCCGGCCGTGATTGGTCAAGAGTGACGAACGCTTCGCGCTTCATTGGGCGAGTAAGTACAAGCCGTTGCTAAGGGGCTGGACCAATCAGAGAGAGGCGGAAGTAGGAAGTAGGAGCGGTATCTAGGCAGGTTTAAGATCCCAaggtatttttttctgtttattacagTGGGAAAGTTTGGGTTTATTGCTGTTTGTTgtcttcatttaaaataataacaaaaatactgaagattaatgttaataatgataaataacaataaatatatcccagagagagagagagtgtgtgtttgtgtgtgtgtgtgagagagagagagagagagagagagagagagactgtgagactgtgtgtgtgtgtgtgtgtgtgtgtgtgtgtgtgtgtgtgtgtgtgtgtgtgtgtgagagagagagagagagagagaaagaaagaaagaaagtgagagagagagagagagagagtgtgtgtgtgtgtgtgtgtgagtgagtgagtgagagagaagagagagtgagtgtgtgtgtgtgtgtgtgtgtgtgagagagagagagagagtgagtgagtgagtgagtgtgtgtgtgtgtgtgtgtgtgtgtgtgtgtgtgtgtgtgtgtgtgtgtgtgtgagtgagtgagtgagtgagagagagagagagactgagtgtatgagtgtgtgagagagtgagtgtgtgtgtgtgtgtgtgtgtgtgagtgagagagagagactgagtgtgtgtgtgagtgtgtgtgagagagagagagagagaggaaggaggaTTCAAGGGGAGATAttgatagtgagtgtgtgtgtatgtgtgagtgtgtgtgtgtgagagtgtttataCTTGGCTCTTGTTCGATCTTTCTGATGCAACCCACAGTGTGTTGTGGTGATGGTGGGGAGGTGGCATCTCCTGGGCTGCTTGTTTTGTTgtccttctttttttccacttcaTTTCAGGAGCCAATGATGAGGCTGTTGCCATGGAACCAGCGCCAGAGTTTGCTTTTGCCTCCTGTCTCACCCCTTGTTCCTACCATCCTCATTTACCCTAGAAACAGAGTCACTACCACATCTATTTCAATCTTCTTAccttggcctctctctctctctctctctctctctctctctctctctctctctctctctctctgttctgtacTGAAATCATCACAATGCTGCACTTTGATTCAGAGTGACAGTTGTGGCCTGGATCCTTTTCCTTCATGTGTTGCCTAGTTAACTTACTGCAGGCTGTAGATAACCTGACAGACCTCTATCTCTTCAGATGTAGCCTGAGATGCTAATGAATGGTTACGAATGCTCTACACTAATCTTTAACAATACGTGCACTAGAACTATGCCTATACCATCTAAAATATGCATGGAGCTCTTTTGTATTTATCTGACCTGACAATATCCATTAGCAGCCAAAAGCCTGAGGAGAGCTGGCCTTCAGAAACGATGATGTCATTGGAAAAAGCTCTGGAAAGTCAAGCAGGATTTTTCAGGTAAATGATGTATAATACACTCCTCCAGGGGCGTACACTTTATCTACACCCTAAAGCGTAGTCCTGAAGAGTGTAGGAATGTTGGCCATCGGAAAAAGTGATGTCATCAGTAAAGGTGTTGGAAAGAGGAGAGAAATGCGTCAACATAAAGAGTACCTGAGAACCTTCGGATGAACCATTTATCCCAaattaaggcaaaaaaaaaaaaaaacaagaataaaactgATAGTTTTACTGGTTTGTTAAATTCATTTTGTCGTTAAGGAATTTGCATCTATAACCAACACTTGATCTTTAGGAATCTACTGAAGTCTAATACTGAGATAAACAGATGAATGCTGTGTGGTTTTTTTCTAAAGGGAAAATTGTgttaaaacagacaagaaagacGAACATCGTGCTGTTTGTTTCAGTGTCTTCATGGTCGCTTTGCTCAGTAATGATGAGGAGGATTACGGAGCGACCGTGCTAGTGTTTCTTTAATCCTGTGACAAAATCACATTTGGATTAACACATTGTGCCTTAATTCAAATTTAAAGCCATTTAAATGTGAGGAAACACACTGGCAGATAGATGGTTTCCACAGAGGATGTGGCTGTGATGTGTGGAAATTATTTCAACTGTGGTTTTGTCAGTTGTTCTGATTTCTGAATATAtacactggtgtgtgtatgtatgtatgtatgtatgtatgtatgtatgtatgtatgtgtgtgtgtgtatgcatgatgcagtgtgtatgtgtttgtgtgtgcatgatgcagtgtgtgtgtgtgtgtttctgtgtgcatgatgcagtgtgttgtgtgtgtttgtgtgtgtgtgtgtgtgcatgatgcagtgtgtgtgtgtgtgtgtgcatgatgcagtgtgtgtgtgtgtgtgtgtgcatgatgcagtgtgtgtgtgtgtgcatgatgcagtgtgtgtgtgtgtgtgcatgatgcagTGTTTCCATTACTTTGCACTTGCTACAGCTTGCATGTGTCTGAGCCACTTAATCACTTTGCTAGGGCTCACCATTCTTGATTTTTAGTGAATTtctgaaagaaaggaaaatgaaaagGTCTTAAGTTTTCAGTTGTTGGTTGTAGATGTTGCTAAAATCACGCCACTACACACAACATTGCAAAACATTTTCCCTGAATGTTATCTAGCTACTTTAGAGTGAAGGGAGTGAACTTACAATTGGGGCAATAAAATCAAGTGTTTCTCATGAatccttttattcatttaaatgactTGTTGATTGTTATTCAGTAGAACCATATAACCCCCTCCCCCCCATAAAGCTGCAGCAAAATGTTAACAAAGAGACAACAAAATACCTAATTGTCAGCGATATTTTATAATATGCTTGGATTTATGTCTTAAAAATAATTCGTTTCATACCCAGTCTGATACTCAGACCACTACAGCATGGCCTGGAGCAAACAAGAAGGGGTAAGAATAGACCACATCCTGAGATATGGCCAAAAAGATGAGGGTTATTGACACACACCCGATCGCAAATACAATTTATAGacgttataaaaaaaaagcaatgacaGAAACAGTCTGAGTATAATGGTTTGATCATCATATACGGATTGTATTTGTTGATTCTCTGATCTGCTGTCAGTgtcatgcgcaaacgaacaataacaatgacgtcacacgcagcactctgttgcgctaaagttggcgaggttatggaggaagtaagcattttcgcttttctttctaaatgtttgtgtaatggcagcacagagacgcagtgtttttaaaattttcggatgtcgagggcaacttttgattatttgatccattctgtaggcgtagtcacgtttgtgtgcgaactcgccggcgcataattgtgacgaatgtcgatgtagattgacgtaaaagtcgcatcaaatccgccttggttgttcacactgcggccacattggaaaaaatcagatttgggtctgattcaggaccacatatggaagtggtctgaatctgatttgaaaaaaatcagatctgggctagatttgagtgttcacacgactcctgaagaagtctgacttggtcacttgaccccaaaaaaaatcagatttgggccacttttacctgtagtgtgaacgtggccatagTCAGTGAACAATAGGAATGGCACTGACAGTCAGTCAAAAACACCTGAGAATGAAACATCTAACTGTTGGGATATGAGAACGACCCCTCACCTCACATCTGTCTgttctcgtgtgtgtgttttgtttttaacttgaATATAATGGGAATCTGAAACAGAGAGGAATTTCACTAAGGACAAAAGAGTAACTGGCGTCTGTGTGATACCAGAACGTGTCATGATACTGAAGAGAAGTAAAGTTTCCTTCCTCAGTCACCTGACAAGTCTGAACTTATAATGAAACCTCAGTCGAATAACCTCAAGCTTTACATCAGTTCTTCATTTATTATGTACATTATGAGTGTTGAATGCAGTATTTTAATCCTTGGGATCACTTATAACGATCACTAAACAGCTATGAGTTAGTACTGcttttaatcatttgtttacacGCGCCTCCATGCTCCTGAACACGTGTCACTTCTGACCCGGAAGTCGGAAATTAGGACTTTAGCTTTAAGCATAGCATGAAAAGGGGCGTGGTCTTGTGTCTGggcgggggaaaaaaacacaacacaacagagcAGCTCGTTTAAAACAATATTAGCATATTGTGTGACGTGTGTGCGGTGGGCGTGGCTTCGGCCGAACTCGTGTCCAGGCAAAACACGAGCTTCTCTTAAAAAGCGCCTTTTTACAAACTAGTTGAACGGCGACGACAGAAAGGAGACGGAGGTGTGAGTGTGACTCGGATTTACACCTGGACATAACAGCTCGGCTTTCATCCTCATAGGGACATTTATAACTTACTAtatcaaagaaaaacaaaaagtggcGGTGAGTTTGGCTTCCTgtgctttttatctgtttacagcTGATCATGTAGATTTAGGTGGAATATTTATGGTGTAAAAGATAGTCACGTGTCAATATGCGtcgttttaataataatgatcatgATGTCATGCGATGAGTCGCTGTTTGATGATGCAAcgataaataataacaacaacaataaataacaataataatgacaagaatgattattaataataataataataataacaataacaacaataataatagtaataataatttgtgttgCATGCAGAAGCACTAAAATGTGATTTGTTTTGGAGTAAATGAAAAAGGGAAGACAGGAGATTTGAGATTTACTGTAGAATCTCCAGATGAAGGTGAAAGTCTGGACTGTGagatgatgtgatggtgtgttttCGCCTCTCAGTGTCATGTGGACCTGCTACAGCTgatcagtgtgtagtgagtgtgtgttagactgaGACTGTGGAAATGAGTGTGTTTATGGGCTGTGAAGGTGTTCAGCGTGGAGTTTTTTTAGTGTGAAGATGTTCAGTGTGAAGGTATTTAGTATGGAGGTGTTCAGTGTTGAGTTTGTTAGTGTGAAGATGTTCAGTGTGGAGGTATTTAGTATGGAGGTGTTCAGTGTGAAGGTGTTCAGTGTTGAGTTTGTTAGTGTGGAGGTGTTCAGTGCGGAGGTGTTCAGTATGGAGGTGTTCAGTGCGGAGATGTCTGTGTTGAATTATGTCTTGTAGATGTTCATGATGAAGCCGTACGCTCTGGATCTGAATCCTACTAGTTTTTTTAGTGACAGGAGGATGTGCTAATTGTCTTTAAACCTGTTTCTGTAGGGGCTTGTAACTAGCTAATGTTAATTATCAGGTGTTAAATAtctaattaacataaataagTATTCTGAAATGAGCTCAGGactgagtgttttattattttatccacTCCATTGTTTCACAATGTTTATTTACCTCATTAACGCCAGGCCGTACTGTTGATGATCAGATTTACATACTGATAATTAGCATACTCATTAACGTGTTCTTTTCTGCATCTGAATCCAGAAAGCAGGGTTTAGAAAAACAGACTTGACCATAAGGATCACAGAACCTCTCGTCTCCATTTGAGACACTTGTTCAGACTTTTATGAATAGAGCGGATTTGAATCGGCTGCTTTGTTTTCCTCGAAACGCTGGAACTTTCCCTCATTTGACTGTGATGTGTCTGCAGTTTCGCTGATGTCAGAGCAGCGCTAATGTTTCTGTCAAAACATACAGAGATGACGATCGGCTCCGTTTGACCCGAACGATCCAAACATCTTCCACCGCTGACAGGAAGAGATTTAatagttacattttaaaatcttatttttttttttttgctataaatTTTAAACGTATGTTCTGCATCGACGTGACACCCTGAGAAAGACGCTTACACATTCTCACCTGAGGGGAGAATCGCAGCTAGTCATGTAGCTAGCTGTGCCACCAGCTTGGCACAAAACTAACAGCGTCTCCATGATATTTTGGGTGGATTTGTGgatgaaattttacttttttttggggTAAAACATTTCTGGAGCAGGTCTTCGTCATGAACCTGGCTGTAAGTGGAAAGATCTTGCCAATGATAATTATATTTCATAGCAATAATTCTCATTTAACTAGCTGATTAGGAGGCGCTATCTGCCAAGCTAACCACTTTTTGAAGGAAAGAATGttcatatatttatctataaatgAGTGttctccagaattattggcaccctttatgaacatgaatatataaatgtataatgtatacacAAATAACATTTAACCAGGTgatatttataacaaatattcagaacgaTCGTGTGTCATTTTCGgaagggtgccaatagtttCAGAACCACGGTAGATGTTTTATCAAATCGTTCAAGTATCTAAAGTAGAGTTACGTTTTTTTTCCTCGTTCAGGGTGATTTCCGCTGATGGAGGATGACGAGGAGGACACACCTTTACCGTTTACATCCAGTCCAATTGAGATCGAAGACACCAGACGAGAGAATATGCCACTGATCCAGACCACGCCACGCTTCCGGAACTCGGGCTCCATCCCAAACGCAGTCAGTCCGCTCCACCGTTCCCTTCACGGAGCCTTTGAATTGGGGCTTTTGTCTGCACCGTCAGGGTCCACAGATGATTCACAAGCACTTCTTCACAGTAAGCAAACACTGTAAGCAGACTAGCTTGTTTAGATGATGTGAAAATTATCTAAGCAATCTAGTTAGCCAGCTAGTGGTAACATGGTGTTGTGTTTAGCTAGCTGATCAGTAGACCAGTAGTTTACCAAAAACGGCTGATCAGACTTAACCTTAAGCTCCGCCTCTTGTTTATCTTTTACTCAACAAGACAATAAGTACATAATTGTCATAAAAAATACTCATGACGGTAGCAGACTTTTAGTGTGGCAGTGTTGctatttgggacacagccgtGGAGAgtgaaacatgttttttttaatgtaaaacgattagcatgatgatgatgatgatgattttgctCCGTGTGCAGATTTAATCCTCTTCCCTGGAGAAGACTCTGGTTTCACAGCTCTCGTTCCGCCTGCTTCAGAGCAATCGGGAGAAGACGACGAGCAGGATGAAGcgaaaggagaagagagagaggaggacagGACGAGCTTGGAGGTGCAGATCGGACGGAAGCTGCGTGAGATCGGAGATCATTTTCAGCAGGAGCACATGCACCTGGTGAGAGCAACAGAGAGTTTACAGACAACCTCCaaggttttatttcattttatgacTTTGTGAACACGTAAAGAACAAAATTCTTCTTTGTTTGTAATCATCTCTGAAAGCGCAGCGTCGTTTTCCCACCTTTGGTGTCTGACTGCAGAGTCGGtagaataataaattattttcgaTCATCTGAAACACGTTATGAGCTCAGACCTGACTGTACCCCcaaaagccccgcccactccagttcaccagttcacacagaaacacttgtTTATTGCTTTGTGGTCTCACATACGACATAATGTGATGACGCTTTCGTTAAAAATAGagatggagggaaaaaaacaacttagATTCAATTTATCAAATAATATAGAATCTTACTGCCCAGTTCTATAATTTATCTTCAAATGAACcctgcatattattattattattattattattattattattattattattattattattatattattattgagtCCAGCAGAAATGGGTTGGGTGTTTGGGTTGATGTAAATGTCTCACATGAACACACTGCTGAAGAActgaagtgagagagaatgtgtgtgtgtgtgtgtgtgtgtgtgtgtgtgtgtgtgtgtgtgtgagagagagagagagagagagagagagagagagatttatactGCATGCTAAATTTAGAGCTATGATTCACCCATGACATCACCAGTACCGTGACCACTGTAGGTTAACCACTATAGGCTAATGTAAGCTTGTGTACATGTGACCAGGAGGTGTCTCTGAAGATCAAAGGAAAcggtttattataataataataataataatgaattcagTTATAAATATAGAGTTACATGAATTAatctattaaacatttttgtatgagagcagagtgtgtgaggagagagATCATGTGACATGGCTTATGCAACACACTGCAACACTTAGCCCTGCCTCCACTACGCTCTACTCTCCAAAACCCTTGATGACCCTGCGCCTGATTGGACAGTTTTAACGTATGCCCCGCCCCCCATCAGGCATTAAAGTCTGATTGACTGTTCAGAGGCAGAAGGAATAAAGAGCAGCAGCACGATCTAGTGGTAGTTCCTGAGAGACCATCAGAAGTCAGATGAGATGCTGAGTTGAGTTTATTATTAGATCTTTATGGAAGCgattaatgaataaacatcaGCGTTCTCTCAATGTGAATAGATTTGAGTTTATTCACGtctgttctttattctctgcaATTCATGCAGTATTGGAGAAACCGACAGCCGATGTGGTGGCGCTTAGCAACGACGCTTTACGACTATCTGTTACCGAGGGAGTTCATTGGACACTGAGGAGGTGAAAGGATGAAGGAATCCTCCGTCTCTGGGTCCTAGTGTCTGCCCTCGGGGTTACCTGTGCCTGTGCTCGGGTTACAGGCCTTTTGAGGTGAACTTGGGAAACCGACAGGAAGTGAGAAGGAGTGCGAGTCGCCGCTGGACGGAGACGGTGTCCCACTACTGCTCGCAAAGAAGCCATCTTTACAATGGAGctagttttatgtttttttttttattctttctcttttttgtcgCTTATTATAAATTTGCCTATTAGTCTGCAAATGCCTTACAGTGGAAGCAAAGGACTTCAGGAAAGTTCCAGAAATTAGAAAATGTGAAGGAGAAGCctcaaaaaacacaacaaaccttttaaaatgtatttattttttattttatttgctggtTAATATTACGTTTTCCTGTCATATGTTTGAGAGTTTTCTAATGATCTCAGCACAAGTTTTATTGAACAGTTCGTTCTGTTTTGGAAGGAAAAACATCGTCACTGCACGTCTGTCGCCTTAAAATCAATTTAACATCTGAGCCTTTAACCTGAGCCTTTAAGATCCTCAGGGCTGAGAGACATTTTCACTAGCGCAATTATTCAGAAGTTTTCTATTCGCTTTACCACCGAGACGTTTTCTCTCTGAACCGgatgttttttaaacacatcGTTTATCTTTTCCTGAAATTTGCTTTGTTCAGTATCGTAAATTATGTCCGTTTTTACATACAAAACTAAAcgtgtaggttttttttttatctagggtttaaaatacttttagtgCCACATTTAACAGGTTTATTAACGTTTAAATCAGAGACTTCAGGaagttaaacattaaaatagtgtgaaatgttttgtaaatgtgtttacaGTCAGGtttaaaaaactaattttactACAACAGTTTTTTACTTCattgttttttgtaataaatgttcttataaaaaattaactgcaaaatTTTTTGTATGAAGTTTTTTCTTCAAAAGATTTTAAATCCTGActgtaaacaaaacaatgatGAAATTGGAACCGATTCATTGCTGTAAAGGCAATACTGTCTCCTGTCCAATCAACAATCAGACGGGAGATAAAAATCCGATTTCATTTCACTTGAATATTTCATCTGATGTACAATCTGCAGTTCTGATGAGAAACTTGGTTCAAGTTTGAGGAGCTGCTTTCTGTCTCGAAAAAACATCACTGCTCTCAAACGGGTTGTAAAAAactctccctttttttttttttttaactttatttatcgtaagattttgtaaagaaaaacaaaaactaatgaattttaaaatattggagGATAAAGAAGAGGAAgccattaatgaataaattctgGTGCATGTTGTAATAGTTTTAAACTTAACAAGGCCCTCGTTCATAACACTGAGCTGATTTCTACACATTTTCATTCAGATCGTCCAAAACATTAtttagttttactttatttttgtttcctttcataTCAGAACATTTTCTTTTCGATCAGATTACGTCCCTGATCCAAGTCCATAAAACACTGTGAGCTGTATTTAgtctaatttaatctaatctaattataATCTGATCTAATTATAATCTGATCTAGTTCATTCTAATCTAATTTGGTTTATTACAATGGAAACCAGTGACACAAAGTTCAACACTGAGTTCTTTTATAAGATTAGAAATTTTCATCtaatataaacatgtacaaTCTTAACACTCACTTTTATATCAagcttaaataaataagggccagtacattcatttatttatttatctatctatttatttattttaaagaatttagACCTTTTTCCCCTGTAAAGATCCTGTGTCCAATGATGAGGCCTGATTTTGTCACATGACCAGCTAATGAATTGGACCTAAcgcattcttttttctttctttcttttttcaaggACCTTGATGTTTGTTGGTATAAACTGAGTTGGaaatgaataagaataagaatagtatttatttatttttgtttgtaaaataaataggaAATTAATTCGTATTCGCGCAAATATGAACGGTTTATCGATTTATTCATAATTctgataaatgtaaaataaaaaaaatcacatttattaaatctttaaatgctttatttagGAGTGATAGAACAGGAAGGGAGCAAAATttgattatatttctatatgaCAGGCATGTGCCGATCTATATGACaatattcatcacacacacgtttctctGCACTGAAGGTGTGATGACGAGCTCATGGCTTTATTCCCGCAGCAagctgtggtgatgtgatgaGATCCTGATCACGATATATCAGCACATGCCTAGagtttctgtctctcaccttCTTCTTTCACCACCACAAACTCTTTATATTTCAGTTGTGAAACaagtttaattaatttcttttatcTGAAGTGCAAACTTTGTTTCACTCATTACTATAAATGATGATTTTATCAGA includes these proteins:
- the bmf2 gene encoding BCL2 modifying factor 2; the protein is MEDDEEDTPLPFTSSPIEIEDTRRENMPLIQTTPRFRNSGSIPNAVSPLHRSLHGAFELGLLSAPSGSTDDSQALLHNLILFPGEDSGFTALVPPASEQSGEDDEQDEAKGEEREEDRTSLEVQIGRKLREIGDHFQQEHMHLYWRNRQPMWWRLATTLYDYLLPREFIGH